A DNA window from Mya arenaria isolate MELC-2E11 chromosome 17, ASM2691426v1 contains the following coding sequences:
- the LOC128223576 gene encoding uncharacterized protein LOC128223576 — protein MIMHTQDAECAQSTIFTECTRRCIRITTWATRILAFLSIVNCIVAFAALNEATFGIFMTVTAIFSVISPFTFNCCCYSDCSRNTKTEQAIGHWGVYVWMFMSNMGYVIIFGYSWYVWTVSSYQYDNDIYYDEYSSTYGPYYPNFGYNRAALFDTIFAFSLIITFFLSIFNLFSFCLVYKYGCCFMRKFDHSDQGVVMAIVMNQQISTIGGCFPANNAQQTFTSPGVQYAQYQQCPAGPDIITAPSTKNIGVATDYVDVSSASTMAVESGWHSRKLL, from the exons ATGATAATGCATACTCAAG ATGCCGAGTGTGCGCAGAGCACAATATTCACAGAATGTACCAGGAGGTGTATTCGTATCACAACATGGGCCACACGAATACTAGCTTTCCTGAGTATCGTGAATTGTATCGTGGCGTTTGCCGCACTTAATGAAGCTACGTTCGGAATATTCATGACTGTCACAGCAATTTTT AGTGTTATCAGCCCGTTTACCTTTAACTGTTGCTGCTACTCGGATTGTTCCAGAAACACAAAGACTGAACAA GCAATCGGACATTGGGGTGTCTATGTGTGGATGTTCATGAGCAACATGGGCTATGTTATTATCTTTGGATACAGCTGGTACGTATGGACAGTATCAAGCTACCAATACGACAATGACATATATTACGACGAATATTCATCCACATATGGCCCTTACTACCCCAACTTTGGATACAACAGGGCGGCTTTATTTGAcacaatatttgcattttcgCTAATCATTACGTTCTTTCTTTCGATTTTCAACCTTTTCTCGTTTTGTCTTGTCTACAAGTACGGTTGTTGCTTCATGAGGAAATTCGATCACTCTGATCAAGGTGTTGTAATGGCAATCGTGATGAATCAACAGATATCTACAATCGGGGGATGTTTTCCGGCTAAC AATGCTCAGCAAACATTTACCAGCCCAGGGGTGCAATATGCTCAGTACCAGCAATGTCCTGCCGGGCCTGATATCATCACCGCACCCTCCACCAAAAATATTGGTGTTGCAACTGACTATGTAGATGTGTCTTCGGCATCCACAATGGCTGTTGAAAGTGGTTGGCATTCGCGAAAACTGCTATAA